A single Desulfomicrobium apsheronum DNA region contains:
- a CDS encoding 4Fe-4S dicluster domain-containing protein — MDFFSIGLVLACASAALGALWRMRGWFKRGVAMGRPEQDRPRPGILGMLGMLGGGLADLVLLRRTMRSPLRWTGHTLLILGFVPLIVLHAMDGVVTRPFFAGYEPTLDPWQFLRNLFGLLSVLGLTLLFLNRCMTLKKISKLQDWTLIAVVFGILISGFFLESFKIMSAGDFKRMVDDYFVEAEPEELISLKAYWARENGVRFRQFLPTAPELLELGAELHEDRCAGCHSPTSSAFVSRSMTSLVPASLHIADQGRDLFWYVHVGLAFLGLALLPWGKFFHPVATGINLLTRGGSRSADTPTHTLARGLGLDACTRCGQCSLHCSVAPAHRVLGNPDILPMDKLADLRCHLDDRLSPGRSAALVEGSHICTECLRCTQVCSAGIDLQDLWMASKKSLTEAGRAGVDGEIRKRTAGEWARELASRDLGRVGGTGAGLADRAESFWGCVQCTTCTGVCPVVAVSEDPSRDLDLAPQQIMNLLRMGLKAQTLGARMVWSCTTCYKCQEHCPQGVPVADILYELRQLGAEILRKKEGRS, encoded by the coding sequence ATGGACTTTTTCTCCATCGGTCTCGTTCTTGCCTGCGCAAGCGCGGCCCTCGGCGCTCTTTGGCGCATGCGGGGATGGTTCAAGCGCGGCGTCGCCATGGGTCGGCCTGAGCAAGACCGGCCGCGCCCAGGCATCCTTGGCATGCTAGGCATGCTCGGCGGCGGACTGGCGGATCTTGTCCTGCTGCGCCGCACCATGCGCAGCCCCTTGCGCTGGACCGGGCACACGCTCCTGATCCTCGGCTTCGTGCCCCTCATCGTCCTGCATGCCATGGACGGGGTCGTCACCCGCCCGTTCTTCGCCGGATACGAACCGACCCTCGATCCATGGCAGTTCCTGCGCAATCTTTTCGGACTGCTCTCCGTCCTCGGCCTGACTCTTCTCTTCCTCAATCGGTGCATGACGCTCAAAAAAATCAGTAAGCTGCAGGATTGGACCCTCATTGCAGTGGTCTTTGGAATCCTCATCTCCGGCTTTTTTCTGGAATCGTTCAAGATCATGTCGGCCGGAGATTTCAAGCGCATGGTGGATGATTATTTCGTCGAGGCCGAACCCGAGGAGCTGATCTCCCTCAAGGCGTACTGGGCCAGGGAAAACGGCGTGCGCTTCAGGCAGTTTCTGCCGACGGCCCCCGAATTGCTCGAACTTGGCGCCGAACTGCACGAAGATCGCTGCGCCGGATGTCATTCCCCCACGTCCTCGGCCTTCGTTTCGCGCTCCATGACCTCGCTTGTGCCCGCCTCCCTGCATATCGCCGATCAGGGACGCGACCTTTTCTGGTATGTGCATGTCGGCCTGGCCTTTCTGGGCCTTGCCCTTCTGCCCTGGGGTAAATTCTTTCATCCGGTCGCGACCGGCATCAATCTGCTTACGCGCGGCGGATCACGAAGCGCAGACACACCCACGCATACCCTGGCCCGGGGGCTGGGCCTGGACGCCTGCACCCGCTGCGGACAATGCAGCCTGCATTGCAGCGTGGCCCCGGCGCACCGGGTGCTCGGCAACCCGGACATCCTGCCCATGGACAAGCTGGCCGACCTGCGCTGCCATCTGGACGACAGACTCTCGCCTGGCCGTTCCGCCGCGCTGGTCGAAGGCAGTCACATCTGTACCGAATGCCTGCGCTGCACGCAGGTGTGTTCAGCGGGCATCGATCTGCAAGACCTGTGGATGGCCTCGAAAAAGAGCCTGACCGAAGCGGGACGAGCCGGAGTGGACGGGGAAATCCGCAAGCGCACGGCCGGAGAATGGGCCAGGGAGCTTGCCTCGCGCGACCTGGGCAGGGTCGGCGGCACGGGGGCCGGTCTGGCTGACCGGGCCGAATCCTTCTGGGGCTGTGTGCAGTGCACCACCTGCACGGGCGTGTGTCCGGTGGTCGCAGTCAGCGAAGACCCGTCCCGGGATCTGGACCTCGCCCCGCAGCAGATCATGAACCTGCTGCGCATGGGCCTTAAAGCCCAGACCCTTGGCGCGCGCATGGTCTGGAGCTGCACTACCTGCTACAAATGCCAGGAACACTGCCCCCAGGGCGTGCCCGTGGCCGACATCCTGTACGAACTGAGGCAACTGGGAGCGGAAATCCTGCGCAAGAAAGAGGGCCGGTCATGA
- a CDS encoding CoB--CoM heterodisulfide reductase iron-sulfur subunit B family protein, with translation MKYAYFPGCKIAHHLPIHGRSVEAVCARLGVELVKTEFNCCGYPVRHESRDASVYSVLRNLALAENLGLDLMTPCKCCFGNLQQARHQADQDEKLKHRMRDLLGEEGLEFPEKVRVRHFLQILDDLPGGLAKAMSRPLKGLKIACHYGCHALRPENITHFDDPLVPTIFERLVAATGATPLPWDLRLECCGYPLRGRDENIADLLVVKKMAGASSSGADLLATACTYCQLQFGGENQKRPQTIPAVLFSTILGLALGLNPEEVGIKPGDVLTRFVV, from the coding sequence ATGAAATACGCCTATTTCCCGGGCTGCAAGATCGCCCACCATCTGCCGATCCACGGCCGGAGCGTGGAGGCCGTCTGCGCGCGCCTCGGCGTGGAGCTGGTCAAGACCGAGTTCAATTGCTGCGGCTATCCCGTGCGTCACGAGAGCCGGGACGCATCCGTCTATTCCGTCCTGCGCAACCTGGCCCTGGCGGAAAACCTCGGCCTCGATCTGATGACGCCCTGCAAATGCTGCTTCGGCAACCTTCAGCAGGCGCGACATCAGGCTGATCAGGATGAAAAGCTAAAGCATCGCATGAGAGATTTACTGGGCGAAGAAGGGCTCGAATTTCCGGAAAAAGTCCGCGTCCGTCATTTTCTGCAAATCCTCGACGATCTGCCCGGCGGCTTGGCCAAGGCCATGAGCCGCCCGCTCAAGGGGCTGAAAATTGCCTGCCATTACGGCTGCCATGCCCTGCGACCCGAGAACATCACCCACTTCGACGACCCGCTGGTGCCGACGATCTTCGAGCGCCTGGTCGCCGCCACCGGCGCCACTCCCCTGCCCTGGGACCTGCGCCTGGAGTGCTGCGGATATCCGCTTCGCGGCCGAGACGAGAACATCGCGGACCTGCTGGTGGTCAAAAAAATGGCCGGTGCCAGCTCATCCGGCGCGGACCTGCTGGCCACGGCCTGCACCTATTGCCAATTACAGTTCGGCGGCGAGAACCAAAAAAGACCCCAGACCATACCGGCCGTCCTCTTTTCCACAATTCTGGGCCTGGCCCTGGGACTGAATCCGGAAGAGGTCGGCATAAAGCCCGGCGACGTACTGACCCGCTTCGTGGTTTGA
- the glpK gene encoding glycerol kinase GlpK — MARYVGAVDQGTTSSRFIIFDERGRIVGMDQKEHEQIYPKPGWVEHDPMEIWNNTQDVIRGALAKSGIKGSELSSIGITNQRETTVVWDRFTGKPYYNAIVWQCTRTHELCKQLIADGGQDRFRSVTGLPVATYFSGPKMRWILDNVPEARAAADKGNALFGTIETWIIWWLTGGPRGGAHVTDVTNASRTMLMDLKTLAWDEDILRIMDIPLQGLPRIVPSSDSDTWGPTSEDGPIGARVPVCGAVGDQQAALVGQTCFAPGEAKNTYGTGCFLLMHTGHEPIPSKHGLITTLAYQFSGRKPSYCLEGSIAIAGALVQWLRDNLQMFSSAPEIETLARKVEDTGGMYIVPAFSGLYAPYWRPDARGVMVGLTRYINRNHFARAVLEATAYQAKDIVLAMNKDSGVELKTLKADGGMVYNELLMQFQADILNVPVIRPKVAETTCLGAAYAAGIASGFWSGREELYNNWEEDKRWIPDMAEEKRAELFAGWQKAVTRTFDWVD, encoded by the coding sequence ATGGCCCGCTACGTAGGCGCAGTCGATCAGGGGACCACCAGCAGCCGCTTCATCATTTTTGACGAGCGAGGCCGCATCGTCGGCATGGACCAGAAGGAGCACGAGCAGATCTATCCGAAGCCCGGCTGGGTCGAGCACGATCCCATGGAGATATGGAACAACACCCAGGACGTCATCCGGGGAGCGCTGGCCAAATCCGGGATCAAAGGCTCTGAGCTCTCGTCCATCGGCATCACCAACCAGCGCGAAACCACCGTGGTCTGGGACCGCTTCACGGGCAAGCCGTACTACAACGCCATCGTCTGGCAGTGCACCCGCACCCACGAACTGTGCAAGCAGCTCATCGCCGACGGCGGCCAGGACCGGTTCCGGTCCGTGACGGGGCTGCCGGTGGCGACCTATTTTTCCGGCCCCAAGATGCGCTGGATCCTGGACAACGTGCCCGAGGCCAGGGCCGCCGCAGACAAGGGCAACGCACTTTTTGGCACCATCGAGACCTGGATCATCTGGTGGCTGACCGGCGGTCCCAGGGGCGGCGCGCACGTGACCGATGTGACCAACGCCAGCCGGACCATGCTCATGGACCTCAAAACACTGGCCTGGGACGAAGACATCCTGAGGATCATGGACATTCCGCTCCAGGGCCTGCCGCGCATCGTACCGTCCTCGGACAGCGACACCTGGGGCCCCACCAGCGAGGACGGGCCCATCGGCGCGCGCGTTCCGGTATGCGGAGCCGTCGGCGACCAGCAGGCGGCCCTGGTGGGCCAGACCTGCTTTGCCCCCGGCGAGGCCAAGAACACCTACGGCACGGGCTGCTTTCTGCTCATGCACACGGGTCACGAACCCATCCCGTCCAAGCATGGACTCATCACCACCCTGGCCTACCAGTTCAGCGGCCGCAAGCCGTCCTACTGCCTGGAGGGCTCCATCGCCATCGCCGGGGCGTTGGTGCAGTGGCTGCGCGACAATCTGCAGATGTTCTCCTCGGCTCCGGAGATAGAAACCCTGGCCAGAAAGGTCGAGGACACGGGCGGCATGTACATCGTCCCGGCCTTCTCCGGTCTCTACGCCCCCTACTGGCGTCCCGACGCGCGCGGCGTCATGGTCGGCCTGACCCGCTACATCAACCGCAACCATTTCGCGCGGGCCGTGCTTGAAGCCACCGCCTACCAGGCCAAGGACATCGTGCTGGCCATGAACAAGGATTCCGGAGTGGAGCTTAAAACACTCAAGGCCGACGGCGGGATGGTCTACAACGAACTGCTGATGCAGTTCCAGGCCGACATCCTGAACGTTCCGGTCATACGCCCTAAGGTGGCCGAAACCACCTGTCTCGGCGCGGCCTACGCGGCGGGCATCGCCTCGGGTTTCTGGTCCGGACGCGAGGAATTGTACAACAACTGGGAAGAGGACAAGCGCTGGATTCCGGACATGGCCGAAGAAAAACGCGCCGAATTGTTCGCGGGCTGGCAAAAGGCCGTGACCAGGACGTTCGATTGGGTGGATTAG
- a CDS encoding protein-glutamate methylesterase/protein-glutamine glutaminase, whose protein sequence is MKDKIRILIVDDSALVRQTLTSIYSSDPEIEVIGAAGDPFAAAEIMRDKTPDVLSLDVEMPRMDGITFLKKIMTQHPIPTIICSTLTEKNAETTMKALEYGAVSIIQKPKVGTKQFMEESRIMLCDEVKAAAKAKVKQYVPRTLKISQKLTADAVLPRAASNAMIQTTEKVIVVGASTGGTEALLTLLQSMPVDCPGIVIVQHMPEKFTAAFAQRLNTLCDIVVKEAVDNDTVLRGQALIAPGNLHMLLKRSGARYYVQVKEGPLVSRHRPSVDVLFRSAARYAGKNAVGVIMTGMGDDGAKAMLEMHQAGAVTVAQDEQSCVVFGMPGEAIKLGGVDKIVPLTQIAPMVLQLCRS, encoded by the coding sequence ATGAAAGATAAAATTCGCATCCTCATCGTGGATGATTCTGCCCTTGTTCGCCAGACTCTGACTTCCATCTATTCCTCGGATCCGGAAATCGAGGTCATCGGCGCGGCGGGAGACCCTTTCGCGGCGGCCGAGATCATGCGCGACAAGACGCCGGACGTCCTGTCCCTGGATGTGGAAATGCCGCGCATGGACGGGATCACGTTTCTGAAGAAGATCATGACCCAGCACCCCATCCCGACCATCATCTGCTCCACCCTGACCGAGAAAAACGCCGAAACAACCATGAAGGCCCTGGAATACGGGGCCGTTTCCATCATCCAGAAGCCCAAGGTGGGCACGAAGCAGTTCATGGAAGAGTCGCGGATAATGCTCTGCGACGAGGTCAAGGCGGCGGCCAAGGCCAAGGTGAAGCAATACGTGCCCCGGACCCTCAAGATCAGCCAGAAGCTGACGGCCGACGCCGTGCTCCCGCGGGCCGCATCCAACGCGATGATTCAGACCACGGAGAAGGTCATTGTGGTCGGGGCCTCCACGGGTGGCACCGAGGCCCTTTTGACCCTGCTCCAGTCCATGCCGGTGGATTGCCCGGGCATCGTCATCGTCCAGCACATGCCGGAAAAATTCACGGCCGCCTTTGCCCAGCGCTTGAACACCCTGTGCGACATCGTGGTCAAGGAAGCCGTCGATAACGACACCGTGCTGCGCGGCCAGGCTCTCATCGCTCCGGGCAACCTGCACATGCTCCTGAAACGCAGCGGCGCCAGATATTACGTGCAGGTCAAGGAAGGACCGCTGGTCTCACGGCACCGCCCTTCGGTGGACGTGCTTTTCCGTTCGGCCGCCCGCTATGCGGGCAAGAACGCGGTGGGAGTGATCATGACGGGCATGGGCGACGACGGCGCCAAGGCCATGCTTGAAATGCACCAGGCCGGAGCGGTGACCGTGGCCCAGGACGAACAGTCCTGTGTTGTCTTCGGCATGCCCGGCGAGGCCATCAAGCTTGGCGGCGTGGACAAGATAGTGCCGCTGACCCAGATCGCCCCGATGGTCTTGCAGTTGTGCCGATCCTGA
- the glpB gene encoding glycerol-3-phosphate dehydrogenase subunit GlpB, whose product MKNYDVMVIGSGFAGMAAALFAAERGLSVAQTGATGGIDFSTGFIDLLAVHPIAEQKVWEDPFAALAALRRDLPDHPYCRVSDDEICRALEQFTTFLGHHGLCYRGRAGKNTLTLTAAGTMKPTYLLPCTAWNGVKAWEMKAPTLLVDFSGLKGLSARQIAEVRKDSWPNLKVARIKFPGMGGELYPEHMAWSMADPARRAELAQNVAPHIADAKYVGFPAILGMTDTAAVLSHLEELLDRPVFEIPTLPPSIAGPRLRAAFDRGLPGLGVRTYTQKLITKAACSEEGFSFTAGSGSTSVDIFAKSAILASGRFFGKGLRSDRHRIFEAVFDLPVSQPENRSMWHRPDFFDPNGHEVNQAGIETDANLRPLDAQGRVFHPRLHAAGAILAHQDWMRMKCGAGLAIATAYKAVASL is encoded by the coding sequence ATGAAAAACTATGATGTCATGGTCATCGGCTCGGGCTTTGCCGGCATGGCCGCAGCGCTGTTCGCCGCCGAGCGGGGGCTGTCCGTGGCCCAGACCGGAGCCACGGGCGGCATCGATTTCAGCACCGGCTTCATCGATCTTCTGGCCGTGCACCCCATCGCGGAGCAAAAGGTCTGGGAGGACCCCTTCGCCGCCCTGGCCGCCCTGCGCCGGGATCTGCCCGATCATCCCTACTGCCGTGTCAGCGACGATGAAATATGCCGGGCGCTGGAGCAATTCACCACCTTCCTGGGCCACCACGGCCTGTGCTACCGTGGCCGCGCGGGCAAAAACACCCTGACCCTGACCGCCGCCGGGACCATGAAGCCGACCTATCTTTTGCCGTGCACGGCCTGGAACGGAGTTAAGGCCTGGGAAATGAAGGCGCCCACCCTGCTCGTCGATTTCAGCGGACTCAAAGGCCTGAGCGCCAGACAGATCGCGGAAGTGCGGAAAGATTCCTGGCCAAACCTGAAGGTGGCGCGAATCAAATTTCCCGGCATGGGCGGCGAACTCTATCCCGAACACATGGCCTGGAGCATGGCCGACCCGGCACGCCGGGCGGAGCTGGCTCAAAACGTCGCGCCGCACATTGCGGACGCCAAGTATGTCGGTTTTCCGGCCATTCTGGGCATGACCGACACCGCAGCCGTGCTCAGTCATCTGGAAGAGCTGCTCGACAGGCCGGTCTTTGAAATCCCGACCCTGCCTCCGTCCATTGCCGGTCCCCGGCTGCGCGCCGCCTTCGACCGGGGCCTTCCGGGCCTTGGAGTGCGCACCTATACGCAGAAACTGATCACGAAAGCTGCGTGTTCCGAAGAGGGATTTTCATTTACAGCCGGAAGCGGTTCGACCTCCGTGGATATTTTCGCGAAGAGCGCGATCCTGGCCAGCGGCCGCTTCTTCGGCAAGGGCTTGAGGTCGGACCGTCACCGCATTTTCGAGGCGGTCTTCGATCTGCCCGTCAGCCAGCCTGAAAACCGGAGCATGTGGCATCGCCCCGATTTTTTCGATCCGAACGGACATGAGGTCAATCAGGCCGGAATCGAGACCGATGCGAATCTGCGCCCTCTTGACGCACAGGGCCGGGTGTTTCATCCCCGCCTGCATGCCGCCGGAGCGATCCTGGCTCATCAGGACTGGATGCGCATGAAATGCGGAGCCGGTCTGGCCATCGCCACAGCCTACAAGGCGGTGGCCTCCCTGTAA
- a CDS encoding response regulator, translating into MRILIVEDDFVGRKVMHQLLLEYGECDVAVDGVEAVKAFDLAWEANQPYDVMFLDIMMPNMSGHEALKIIRDKEKERGVTPQNEVRVIMTSALDDVKNVTQSFFQGGASAYLVKPIERRKVIEELRKLGLV; encoded by the coding sequence ATGCGAATACTGATAGTGGAAGATGATTTTGTCGGCCGCAAGGTGATGCACCAGTTGCTGCTCGAGTACGGAGAGTGCGATGTCGCCGTGGATGGAGTCGAGGCCGTGAAGGCTTTTGATCTGGCCTGGGAGGCGAATCAGCCCTATGATGTCATGTTTCTGGACATAATGATGCCGAACATGAGCGGTCACGAAGCCCTGAAGATCATCAGGGACAAGGAAAAGGAGCGCGGCGTGACCCCGCAGAACGAAGTGAGGGTCATCATGACCAGCGCCCTGGATGACGTGAAGAACGTGACCCAGTCCTTTTTTCAGGGTGGCGCGTCGGCTTACCTGGTCAAGCCCATCGAGCGGCGCAAGGTCATCGAAGAGCTGCGCAAACTGGGCCTGGTGTGA
- a CDS encoding chemotaxis protein CheD yields MQRIAKNRMIIPTQAIEGLEDCRELPHDYLLVGQGGIYATPTLVQTVLGSCVSVTMYCAKYRWGGIFHALLPRIGDFSGSRTRGDQYRYVDSSIWSLLREFAKSGISAKSLECKVFGGASPLHQNCDASAGNRNVKVAMEVLADEGVTVSASSLGGNGGRKLFFRTDTGLVLQKRFIVTTCKECKR; encoded by the coding sequence ATGCAAAGAATCGCAAAAAACAGGATGATCATCCCGACACAGGCCATCGAAGGTCTCGAAGATTGCCGGGAATTGCCTCATGACTACCTTCTGGTGGGTCAGGGAGGGATCTATGCCACCCCGACGCTGGTGCAGACGGTGCTCGGTTCGTGCGTTTCCGTGACCATGTATTGCGCCAAATATCGTTGGGGCGGAATTTTTCACGCGTTGCTGCCGCGCATCGGCGATTTTTCGGGGAGCAGGACACGCGGCGATCAGTACCGCTATGTCGATTCTTCCATCTGGAGTCTGCTTCGGGAATTCGCCAAGTCGGGGATTTCAGCGAAAAGCCTCGAATGCAAGGTTTTTGGTGGGGCCTCGCCGCTGCATCAGAATTGCGACGCCTCGGCCGGAAACCGCAACGTCAAGGTCGCCATGGAAGTCCTGGCCGACGAGGGCGTGACGGTCAGCGCCTCCAGTCTCGGCGGCAACGGCGGGCGCAAGCTGTTTTTTAGAACGGACACGGGGTTGGTGCTGCAAAAGCGTTTCATCGTCACCACCTGCAAGGAATGCAAAAGATAA
- a CDS encoding CheR family methyltransferase: MSSEENTFRSGLRLELPYLVDALGKDHGFLHDARQFEFLAEIVADHHRHGSAQLSSFLVAGCDRGLDAYSLCITLMEEARERSGLDFSILATDFLPANLDQAKRGVYPSASVRGLSPALVKRYFLRSRDTDKNLVRLRPGVRDMVNFRCQDIFESFSLREPMDVIVCRQVLHHFHPALVQALAGRLRQYLTPGGILVLGARMPRMPGFRHLDHALYQAV; the protein is encoded by the coding sequence ATGTCATCAGAAGAAAACACCTTTCGCTCGGGCCTGCGCCTCGAACTCCCCTATCTTGTCGATGCGCTTGGCAAGGACCACGGCTTTTTGCACGACGCCCGGCAATTTGAGTTCCTGGCGGAAATCGTCGCCGATCATCATCGCCACGGGTCAGCCCAGCTCTCCTCGTTTCTGGTGGCCGGATGCGATCGCGGGCTCGACGCCTACAGCCTGTGCATCACCCTCATGGAAGAGGCCAGGGAGCGCTCCGGCCTCGATTTCTCCATTCTGGCCACGGACTTCCTGCCGGCCAACCTGGACCAGGCCAAACGTGGCGTGTACCCTTCAGCCAGCGTTCGAGGCCTGTCGCCAGCCCTGGTCAAGCGCTATTTCCTGCGCAGCCGCGACACAGACAAGAACCTGGTGCGGCTGCGGCCCGGAGTGCGCGACATGGTCAATTTCAGGTGTCAGGACATTTTCGAATCCTTTTCCCTGCGCGAACCCATGGATGTCATCGTCTGCCGCCAGGTGCTGCACCATTTTCACCCCGCCCTGGTGCAAGCCCTGGCCGGACGTCTGCGGCAATATCTGACTCCGGGCGGCATCCTGGTCCTGGGGGCGCGCATGCCGCGCATGCCGGGATTCCGCCATCTGGACCATGCACTGTATCAGGCGGTCTAG